A DNA window from Pseudarthrobacter sp. W1I19 contains the following coding sequences:
- the prfB gene encoding peptide chain release factor 2 yields the protein MANIDFSAEIRALRATYDSIERVSDVEALKEDIAELSERAGEPDLWDDPAAAQKITSRLSHRQTELERLNRLVSRIDDLEVLVELGQDEDDADSMADAAAELESIKKALKELEVVTLLSGEYDEREAVVSIRAGAGGVDAADFAEMLMRMYLRWAERHGYPTTVMDTSYAEEAGLKSATFEVKAPYAFGTLSVEAGTHRLVRISPFDNQGRRQTSFAAVEVIPLIEQTDSIEIPDNEIRVDVFRSSGPGGQSVNTTDSAVRLTHIPTGTVVSMQNEKSQLQNRAAAMRVLQSRLLLLKKEQEDAEKKAFAGDVKASWGDQMRSYVLNPYQMVKDLRTEHEVGNTAAVFDGEIDDFIDAGIRWRTDNRNAEK from the coding sequence ATGGCCAATATTGATTTTTCCGCTGAAATCCGCGCCCTTCGCGCCACCTACGACTCCATTGAAAGAGTCTCCGACGTAGAAGCTCTGAAGGAAGACATCGCCGAACTGAGCGAGCGGGCAGGCGAACCGGACCTCTGGGACGATCCGGCAGCGGCACAGAAAATCACCTCCCGCCTGTCACACCGCCAGACTGAACTGGAGCGTCTCAACAGGCTCGTTTCCAGGATCGATGACCTCGAAGTCCTGGTGGAGCTTGGACAGGACGAGGACGACGCCGATTCCATGGCGGATGCGGCAGCCGAACTCGAGTCGATCAAGAAGGCCCTGAAGGAACTCGAAGTCGTCACCCTGCTGTCGGGTGAATACGACGAGCGCGAGGCCGTAGTCTCCATCAGGGCCGGAGCCGGCGGCGTGGACGCAGCCGACTTCGCCGAGATGCTGATGCGCATGTACCTCCGCTGGGCCGAACGCCACGGTTACCCCACCACCGTCATGGACACTTCCTATGCCGAGGAAGCCGGACTGAAATCGGCAACCTTCGAGGTCAAAGCCCCGTACGCCTTTGGAACGCTCAGCGTTGAAGCCGGAACGCACAGGCTGGTCAGGATCAGCCCCTTCGACAACCAGGGCCGTCGCCAGACATCCTTCGCCGCCGTCGAAGTCATCCCGCTCATTGAGCAGACCGACTCCATCGAGATTCCGGACAACGAAATCCGCGTCGACGTGTTCCGCTCCTCCGGGCCCGGCGGCCAGTCCGTCAACACCACGGACTCCGCCGTGCGCCTGACCCACATTCCTACCGGCACCGTGGTGTCCATGCAGAACGAGAAATCGCAGCTGCAGAACCGGGCTGCCGCCATGCGCGTGCTGCAGTCCCGGCTCCTTCTCCTCAAGAAAGAGCAGGAAGACGCCGAAAAGAAGGCGTTCGCCGGAGACGTTAAAGCCTCCTGGGGTGACCAGATGCGGTCCTATGTCCTCAATCCCTACCAGATGGTCAAGGACCTGCGGACCGAGCATGAAGTCGGCAACACCGCGGCCGTTTTCGACGGCGAAATCGATGACTTCATCGACGCCGGCATCCGCTGGCGCACGGACAACCGCAACGCAGAGAAGTAG
- the ftsE gene encoding cell division ATP-binding protein FtsE: MIRFENVTKVYDQKARPALDSVNLEIDRGEFAFLVGASGSGKSTFLRLVLKEDRATSGAVYVAGQNVAKISSWRVPRLRRGIGVVFQDFRLLPQKNVFANVAFAMQVIGKSRSVIRDTVPEVLKTVGLEGKEHRMPHELSGGEQQRVAIARAVVNRPGILLADEPTGNLDPTTSMGIMGILDKINQNGTTVVMATHDDDIVNEMRKRVVELKNGVVIRDEAKALYTSMIPVVGQSRRLKDASGRETPEAEQPGEGEGQR, translated from the coding sequence ATGATCCGATTCGAAAATGTCACCAAGGTCTACGACCAGAAAGCCCGGCCTGCGCTGGACTCTGTCAACCTTGAGATTGACCGCGGCGAATTCGCCTTCCTCGTCGGCGCGTCCGGCTCCGGCAAATCCACCTTCCTCCGGCTCGTCCTGAAGGAAGACCGGGCAACCTCCGGCGCCGTCTATGTCGCCGGCCAGAACGTCGCCAAAATCTCCAGCTGGCGCGTGCCGCGGCTCCGCCGGGGGATCGGCGTCGTCTTCCAGGACTTCCGCCTCCTGCCGCAGAAGAACGTCTTCGCCAACGTGGCCTTCGCCATGCAAGTCATCGGCAAGAGCCGCAGCGTCATCCGTGACACCGTTCCCGAGGTCCTGAAGACCGTTGGCCTGGAGGGCAAAGAGCACCGCATGCCCCACGAACTCTCCGGCGGTGAGCAGCAACGCGTGGCCATAGCCCGTGCAGTGGTCAACCGGCCGGGGATCCTCCTCGCGGATGAGCCCACAGGAAACCTGGACCCCACCACGTCCATGGGCATCATGGGCATCCTGGACAAGATCAACCAAAACGGAACCACCGTGGTGATGGCCACGCACGACGACGACATCGTCAACGAAATGCGCAAACGCGTGGTGGAGCTTAAGAACGGCGTGGTCATCCGCGACGAGGCCAAGGCACTGTACACCTCCATGATTCCCGTCGTCGGCCAGTCGCGCAGGCTCAAGGACGCCAGCGGCCGGGAGACCCCCGAAGCCGAACAGCCGGGCGAAGGCGAGGGACAGCGATGA
- the ftsX gene encoding permease-like cell division protein FtsX, which translates to MRLAFILSEIGSGLRRNLSMVVSVILVTFVSLTFVGAAGMLQMQINQMKGYWYDKVQVAIFLCSEGSTAAGCASGPVTAEQQQSLNSLLESPAVAQYINDFQYESKDEAYKHFKDQFSNSPIVDSVTPDQLPASFRINMKDPEKYQIISETFASQPGVETVIDQRQLLERLFSVMNGASLVAVSIAGVMIVCAILLIATTIRLSAFSRRRETGIMRLVGASKTVIQLPFILEGVIAAVIGAALASATLWAVAHFFLGEYMSQQYPDTAFISSGQTLILAPALIILGGSLAGISSLLTLRRYLRV; encoded by the coding sequence ATGAGGCTTGCATTCATCCTCAGCGAGATCGGCAGCGGCCTCCGCCGCAACCTCTCCATGGTTGTCTCCGTCATCCTGGTCACTTTCGTCTCGCTCACCTTCGTGGGCGCGGCGGGCATGCTCCAGATGCAGATCAACCAGATGAAGGGCTACTGGTATGACAAAGTCCAGGTGGCCATCTTCCTGTGCAGTGAAGGTTCGACGGCGGCCGGTTGCGCCAGCGGGCCCGTCACCGCAGAGCAGCAACAGAGCCTGAACTCCCTCCTCGAATCCCCTGCGGTGGCCCAGTACATCAACGACTTCCAGTACGAGTCCAAAGACGAGGCCTACAAGCACTTCAAAGACCAGTTCTCGAACTCACCCATCGTGGACTCCGTGACTCCGGACCAGCTGCCGGCATCCTTCAGGATCAACATGAAGGACCCGGAGAAATACCAGATCATCAGCGAGACCTTCGCGTCCCAGCCGGGCGTGGAGACCGTCATTGACCAGCGCCAGCTGCTCGAACGGCTGTTCTCGGTTATGAACGGGGCCTCCCTGGTGGCCGTCAGCATCGCCGGTGTGATGATCGTCTGCGCCATCCTGCTGATCGCCACCACCATCCGGCTCTCCGCCTTCAGCCGGCGGCGGGAAACGGGCATCATGCGCCTGGTGGGCGCTTCAAAGACAGTAATCCAGCTGCCGTTCATCCTGGAAGGCGTCATTGCGGCAGTCATTGGGGCTGCACTGGCCTCCGCCACGCTGTGGGCCGTTGCGCACTTCTTCCTCGGCGAATACATGTCCCAGCAATACCCGGACACGGCGTTCATCTCCTCGGGCCAGACGCTCATCCTTGCACCGGCCCTGATAATCCTTGGCGGATCCTTGGCGGGAATTTCGTCTCTCTTGACCTTGCGCCGATACCTTCGGGTCTAG